One Pontibacillus yanchengensis DNA window includes the following coding sequences:
- a CDS encoding DUF7662 domain-containing protein, whose product MNIHLDRLLFEYITDIQPETNKAGRVMEYIPQEEYDNEIDRVLHGFGEGPFCAFSIPNVKEEGVYVLLVNDRVYYVGECTDLHTQFNDGYGSISAENCFIGGQPNTCRINARLLQKLYQGAEIKLFFHKTNNRKHIKNFMFERFQPEWNLSPSPATQIDPRCLDTIFIKTQGKYGPLYDYLQGYGQPYEYLTFEEIANLLQAKLPHSSKQHHAWWANDRSHTQGRAWLDAGYRVKASYLGEYVVFEAI is encoded by the coding sequence TTGAACATTCATTTGGATCGTCTTTTATTTGAATACATAACAGATATCCAGCCAGAAACAAATAAAGCTGGCCGTGTTATGGAATACATACCACAAGAGGAATATGACAATGAAATAGATAGAGTATTACATGGATTTGGAGAAGGTCCTTTTTGCGCATTTTCTATACCAAATGTAAAAGAAGAAGGTGTGTATGTATTACTCGTGAATGATCGCGTGTATTATGTAGGAGAATGCACAGACCTACACACCCAATTTAACGACGGATACGGTAGCATTTCAGCGGAAAATTGTTTTATAGGGGGGCAACCTAATACGTGTAGAATCAACGCTCGACTATTACAAAAGCTCTATCAAGGTGCTGAGATTAAGCTGTTTTTTCATAAAACCAATAATCGAAAACATATAAAAAACTTTATGTTTGAGCGGTTTCAACCAGAATGGAATCTTAGCCCTAGTCCAGCTACACAAATAGACCCTCGATGTCTAGATACAATATTTATCAAAACACAAGGGAAATACGGCCCACTCTATGACTATCTACAAGGTTATGGTCAACCTTATGAATACCTCACGTTCGAGGAAATAGCCAACCTACTTCAAGCAAAGCTCCCTCATTCATCTAAACAACACCACGCTTGGTGGGCAAATGACAGAAGTCATACCCAAGGAAGAGCCTGGTTAGATGCTGGTTATAGGGTTAAAGCATCCTATTTAGGAGAGTATGTTGTTTTTGAGGCTATATAA
- a CDS encoding methyltransferase domain-containing protein, giving the protein MNDDKKQEVQRTFSKYADKYVTSTTHSSGEDLPLMVEWAKPEKHWSVLDIATGGGHVAKQLAPYVREVFATDLTKEMLSNTATTLQTIDNIHYVKADAEDLPFLDQTFDFVTCRIAPHHFPNPERFIQESSRVLKPNGLFIMIDNIAANEDNLDYFYNTFEKMRDPSHNRALRITEWKNFLANSQLAVKKEHTRKKKLPFENWLTRTMDNELQMEKVRAFMQSAPQEIKEYFHIIEDEGTIEAFAIDEWMVLCYKRIR; this is encoded by the coding sequence GTGAATGATGATAAAAAACAGGAAGTTCAGCGCACCTTTTCAAAATATGCCGATAAATACGTTACCAGCACCACCCACTCTTCTGGGGAGGACCTCCCATTAATGGTGGAATGGGCTAAACCTGAAAAACATTGGTCGGTACTAGATATCGCCACAGGTGGTGGCCATGTCGCTAAACAATTGGCACCATATGTACGGGAAGTATTTGCGACTGATCTCACCAAAGAAATGCTTAGCAACACAGCAACTACACTTCAAACAATTGATAACATACATTATGTTAAAGCAGATGCAGAAGACTTACCTTTCTTAGATCAAACTTTCGATTTTGTCACATGTCGCATTGCTCCTCACCATTTTCCAAACCCAGAACGATTCATCCAAGAATCGTCAAGGGTTCTAAAACCTAATGGCCTTTTTATTATGATTGATAACATAGCTGCCAATGAAGATAATTTAGATTATTTTTATAATACTTTTGAAAAAATGCGCGATCCTAGTCATAATAGGGCGCTTCGAATAACGGAATGGAAGAATTTTTTAGCAAATAGTCAGTTAGCCGTAAAAAAAGAGCATACAAGGAAAAAGAAACTCCCTTTTGAAAATTGGTTAACGAGAACGATGGACAATGAGCTTCAAATGGAAAAAGTACGTGCATTTATGCAGTCCGCCCCTCAAGAAATTAAAGAATACTTTCATATTATTGAAGATGAAGGAACTATAGAAGCTTTTGCAATTGATGAATGGATGGTCTTATGCTACAAAAGAATAAGGTAA
- a CDS encoding sodium:calcium antiporter, translating to MIILSFSISAIVVIIAAIYLNQFGDVISKKTSLSGAAVGTFLIAGATSLPEVTTSITAVYIDNADIAVGNMLGSNVFNLLIIAVMDVMYRKQRLFQAVSARANIPTATIGLLFMITLIVALIRPGTIELFNIGIEMFVIFVLYFTYVMFTSSSGEQDEDVPEKDYTKQNAIVGFIIAAVVVFISGSVLSISGDRLAQVTGMNASFVGSILIAAATSLPELVAVLAAIRYSNYSIAIGSILGSNLFNIQILALTDVFYRREPILKAVATSNLYTACLGIFMTLVVMYSLLRTNKKQHTWVYTAPSILMVVVYIVVSYMLF from the coding sequence ATGATTATTCTATCTTTTAGCATCTCAGCAATTGTCGTTATTATTGCCGCCATTTACTTAAACCAGTTTGGTGATGTGATTAGTAAAAAGACCTCATTAAGCGGTGCTGCGGTTGGAACTTTTCTCATTGCAGGTGCAACCTCGTTACCAGAAGTGACAACTAGTATTACAGCTGTATATATTGATAATGCTGATATTGCAGTTGGTAATATGCTTGGGAGTAATGTTTTCAACCTTCTAATCATTGCTGTAATGGATGTTATGTACCGCAAACAAAGGTTGTTCCAAGCTGTCAGTGCAAGGGCAAATATCCCAACGGCAACGATTGGTTTATTGTTTATGATTACGTTAATTGTTGCTTTAATTCGCCCTGGTACGATTGAATTGTTCAACATAGGAATCGAGATGTTTGTAATATTTGTTTTATATTTTACTTATGTTATGTTTACGAGTTCTAGTGGGGAGCAAGATGAAGATGTTCCAGAGAAAGATTATACCAAACAAAATGCGATTGTGGGTTTTATTATTGCCGCAGTAGTAGTATTCATTTCAGGTAGTGTGCTTTCTATATCAGGCGATCGTCTTGCACAAGTTACTGGTATGAATGCCAGCTTTGTAGGGAGTATCCTCATTGCAGCCGCTACTTCCTTACCAGAATTAGTAGCTGTTCTTGCGGCAATACGGTATTCCAACTATAGTATAGCGATTGGTTCTATTCTGGGGAGCAACCTATTTAATATTCAAATTCTAGCTTTAACAGATGTGTTTTATCGAAGAGAGCCCATTCTAAAAGCAGTAGCAACGAGTAACTTGTACACTGCTTGCTTGGGGATTTTTATGACGCTTGTAGTGATGTACAGTCTATTACGCACTAATAAAAAACAGCATACGTGGGTCTATACTGCACCATCCATCTTGATGGTGGTTGTATATATAGTAGTATCCTATATGTTGTTTTAG
- a CDS encoding methyltransferase family protein: MSNRRLMPPTYFLMYLLLSNVLHFTIPVMTFISFPYNLLGIVLIIIGIGINVWADQLFKKYETTVKPFERSESLTKEGPFVFSRNPMYLGFLSMLVGASLLLGSLTSLVGPLLFIIIINTVFIRYEEQDLEKTFGEEYMKYKQQVRRWV, translated from the coding sequence ATGAGTAATCGTAGACTAATGCCACCAACCTACTTTTTGATGTATTTACTTTTATCCAATGTTCTTCATTTCACAATTCCGGTTATGACCTTTATATCCTTTCCTTATAACCTATTAGGTATTGTTCTGATTATCATAGGTATCGGGATTAATGTATGGGCTGATCAATTGTTTAAAAAGTACGAAACTACAGTGAAACCATTTGAAAGATCCGAATCTTTAACGAAGGAAGGTCCGTTTGTTTTTTCTCGTAATCCAATGTATTTAGGGTTTCTATCTATGCTAGTAGGTGCATCTTTGCTATTGGGATCTTTGACATCATTAGTTGGCCCACTTCTATTTATTATTATAATCAACACGGTATTTATACGTTATGAGGAACAAGATTTAGAAAAAACGTTTGGTGAAGAATATATGAAGTACAAACAGCAAGTACGTCGATGGGTTTAG
- a CDS encoding metallophosphoesterase family protein → MRYLVVSDIHGELHKLEEVLQEASFDPSEDQLILLGDYIDRGPYSRDVVAKVKELVEEHGAIAIKGNHDDLFIRSKYDGEAMKLWEMNGASSTLKSYNSVSEEMKEHREWLENHLRLYYETDQYIFVHAGLEPNVPLERQEEDTMLWTRHTETVGLGKTVVHGHTPVQHIAYYKDQVDIDTGAAYGGKLTLLELPTHKVYTAS, encoded by the coding sequence ATGCGGTATCTTGTGGTTTCAGATATACACGGAGAACTTCATAAATTAGAAGAAGTCCTTCAAGAAGCTTCTTTTGATCCTAGTGAAGACCAACTGATATTACTTGGTGATTATATTGATCGAGGTCCATACTCCAGGGATGTAGTGGCTAAGGTGAAGGAGCTTGTCGAAGAACATGGGGCTATTGCGATAAAGGGAAATCATGACGATCTTTTCATCCGATCTAAATATGATGGAGAAGCCATGAAATTATGGGAAATGAACGGCGCTTCTAGCACGTTAAAGTCCTATAATTCGGTGAGTGAAGAAATGAAGGAACATCGAGAATGGCTAGAAAACCATCTCCGTCTCTATTATGAGACCGATCAGTATATATTTGTTCATGCAGGCTTAGAACCTAATGTGCCCCTTGAGAGACAGGAAGAGGATACGATGCTATGGACGCGACATACCGAAACCGTAGGACTTGGAAAAACAGTAGTTCATGGACATACTCCCGTTCAACACATTGCTTATTATAAAGACCAAGTTGATATTGATACTGGAGCAGCCTATGGAGGGAAGTTAACGTTACTTGAGTTACCGACTCATAAGGTGTACACCGCCTCATAA
- a CDS encoding nucleoside triphosphate pyrophosphohydrolase, translating to MPTYNKLVRDLIPDVIHQEGKAFETKILSDEDFNVELKKKLQEEVNEYMQADGDEALDELADMLEVMSVLAEEHGASIQEVEQRRNKKSEQRGSFYDKVYLVEVNDEDSPK from the coding sequence ATGCCAACTTATAACAAACTGGTTAGAGATTTAATTCCAGATGTGATTCATCAGGAAGGAAAAGCATTTGAAACCAAAATTCTTTCAGATGAAGACTTTAATGTTGAACTAAAGAAGAAGCTTCAAGAAGAAGTGAATGAATATATGCAAGCTGATGGTGATGAAGCTTTGGATGAATTAGCTGATATGCTTGAAGTAATGAGTGTTTTAGCAGAGGAACATGGAGCTTCTATTCAGGAAGTGGAACAACGTCGTAATAAAAAGTCTGAGCAGCGAGGATCCTTTTACGATAAAGTGTATTTAGTTGAAGTGAATGATGAGGATTCACCCAAATAA
- a CDS encoding DUF3892 domain-containing protein, whose protein sequence is MADRIIAVRKNNNGSIVEMKLSSGQVVDYKQAQQMAREGQLEHVDLTRGKDGEDHLRSQPDGDPTNNLDNMPHF, encoded by the coding sequence ATGGCAGATCGAATTATAGCTGTACGCAAAAACAACAATGGAAGCATTGTAGAAATGAAGCTTTCTTCAGGGCAAGTAGTGGATTACAAGCAAGCTCAACAAATGGCACGTGAGGGACAATTAGAACATGTAGACCTAACACGAGGGAAAGATGGAGAAGACCATTTAAGAAGTCAGCCAGACGGTGATCCAACCAACAACTTGGATAATATGCCCCACTTTTAA
- a CDS encoding NAD(P)/FAD-dependent oxidoreductase — MNRIVILGGGYGGVKIAQQLLSNTDRDTTITLIDRNPYHSMKTEFYALAAGTIAEKDIRSPFPKHENMRIIADEILHLNVEQQSVFLRHTEKVYYDYLIIGLGSEDNFHGIDGASEYTHKISTIKKTRQTYEAVNNMKNYGTATIVGGGLSGVEMASELRESRPDINIRLLDRGDSILKAFPESIQGHAIDWFKEHDVELVYNSKVDYVEPNILCNAGTCLLSDVTIWTAGIKPSKVVDKLDVKKDNAGRVILNDYHQIPAHQNIYVTGDCASLELPPSAQLAEQQGKQIADVLSAILRGKDPKKPSKITVKGTLGSLGKQDGFGLTFYYPLKGILPRVIKTGVLWYHKFQN; from the coding sequence ATGAACCGCATCGTGATATTAGGCGGAGGATATGGGGGGGTAAAAATTGCCCAACAGCTTCTTTCTAACACTGATCGAGATACAACGATAACATTAATTGATCGCAATCCGTATCATTCTATGAAAACAGAATTTTACGCGCTAGCTGCAGGTACTATTGCCGAAAAGGATATCCGCTCTCCTTTTCCAAAGCATGAAAATATGCGAATCATAGCAGACGAAATCCTTCATCTAAATGTAGAACAACAATCTGTTTTTTTACGTCATACAGAGAAGGTGTATTATGACTACCTTATTATTGGCCTTGGCTCGGAAGATAACTTCCACGGTATTGATGGAGCCAGTGAGTATACGCACAAAATTTCTACCATAAAAAAAACCCGCCAAACATATGAAGCGGTTAATAATATGAAGAACTATGGAACCGCTACCATCGTAGGTGGAGGATTAAGTGGTGTGGAAATGGCTTCTGAACTACGGGAAAGCCGCCCTGACATTAACATTCGTCTTCTTGATCGAGGAGATAGTATTTTAAAGGCTTTTCCTGAATCAATCCAAGGACATGCAATTGATTGGTTTAAAGAACATGATGTTGAACTAGTGTACAATTCAAAAGTTGATTACGTGGAACCGAATATTCTATGTAATGCTGGGACGTGTTTACTCAGTGATGTCACCATTTGGACTGCAGGCATTAAACCGAGCAAAGTCGTGGACAAGCTGGATGTAAAAAAAGACAATGCTGGAAGAGTAATTCTAAATGACTACCATCAAATCCCAGCACATCAAAATATTTATGTAACGGGAGATTGCGCAAGCCTAGAACTACCTCCAAGTGCGCAACTAGCTGAACAACAAGGAAAACAAATTGCCGATGTTTTAAGTGCAATTCTAAGAGGTAAAGACCCAAAAAAACCATCTAAAATCACCGTAAAAGGTACACTTGGTTCCCTAGGTAAACAAGATGGATTCGGACTAACCTTTTACTACCCTTTAAAGGGGATTCTTCCAAGAGTTATTAAAACAGGTGTACTTTGGTATCATAAGTTTCAGAACTAG
- a CDS encoding zinc-binding dehydrogenase: protein MKAFVHEGINGLEGTKYQEMEDKSPNAGEVKVKLNYAGLNHRDLFVLERHKESDPALIIGSDGAGIIEEVGEGVNTVSVGDEVVIDAALGWHKKSDAPPAGFQLIGLPGHGTFAEYITVPADNVEPKPEHLTWEEAGVLPLAGLTAYRALFTRAKVQSGDTVLLPGVGSGAVTYLLLFAKAIGARVIVTSRSEYKRNKALELGADLAIDSNEKDWERSLQNETVDIAIETVGAATFNKTLDQLRKGGTLVTFGASAGDQVTINIRKFFYGQYNLLGTTMGSHEEFKEMLQLVNKYNIKPVMDKVYPLSETTQAMQRLNESEQFGKIGIEING, encoded by the coding sequence AAATGGATTAGAAGGTACGAAGTATCAAGAAATGGAAGATAAATCACCAAACGCAGGTGAAGTGAAAGTAAAACTAAATTATGCAGGCTTGAATCACCGAGATTTATTTGTACTAGAACGTCATAAAGAAAGTGACCCTGCTCTTATCATTGGCTCTGATGGTGCAGGTATTATTGAGGAAGTAGGAGAAGGGGTAAATACAGTTAGCGTTGGTGATGAAGTGGTGATTGATGCAGCCCTTGGCTGGCACAAGAAGAGCGATGCACCTCCTGCAGGTTTCCAATTAATCGGTCTTCCTGGCCACGGCACATTTGCAGAATACATTACGGTCCCAGCTGATAATGTGGAGCCGAAGCCAGAACACCTTACTTGGGAAGAAGCAGGTGTTCTCCCGCTAGCTGGTCTTACTGCCTATCGTGCTTTATTTACTCGAGCTAAAGTTCAATCAGGAGATACAGTTCTTCTGCCCGGCGTAGGTAGCGGTGCTGTTACGTACTTATTATTATTTGCCAAAGCAATTGGTGCGCGGGTCATCGTTACATCTCGCTCCGAATACAAGCGTAATAAAGCATTAGAACTCGGCGCTGATTTGGCCATAGATAGCAACGAAAAAGATTGGGAAAGATCATTACAAAATGAAACAGTCGATATTGCAATCGAGACGGTTGGAGCTGCTACATTTAATAAAACGTTAGACCAGCTACGAAAAGGAGGAACACTTGTAACCTTTGGTGCTTCTGCAGGAGATCAGGTGACAATTAACATTCGTAAGTTCTTCTATGGTCAGTACAACCTGTTAGGTACAACAATGGGAAGTCACGAAGAATTCAAGGAAATGTTGCAGCTAGTAAACAAGTACAACATTAAACCAGTAATGGACAAAGTATATCCACTTAGCGAAACGACTCAAGCCATGCAGCGATTGAACGAGTCTGAACAGTTTGGGAAAATTGGCATTGAAATAAACGGCTAA
- a CDS encoding DUF2785 domain-containing protein: MEAQSELKETLKSFQAEGNKKINVNTLIEQMLYQIGSTDAELRDNLIYRTFGKLIMKEALTIQQLEYIMSTCLREDYLFYRIGEKEGDGVFTRSFSSLVIALLLEKDRETHYLPRQVANDAILQGIHYLYQEKDVRGYVEHKGWAHSVAHGADLLEAAIRHPLFELELAESCLESVEACLFKGQVYIDDEDERLLIALEALIERGLDEKVLTRWISKLSNSLQQVEDREGVTLAFVRQKTNVMNFLKSMYFRLMSKHVSSLPMEKLKEIVERWHTKMYS; the protein is encoded by the coding sequence ATGGAAGCTCAATCAGAATTAAAAGAAACTTTAAAATCGTTTCAAGCAGAAGGAAACAAAAAGATAAATGTGAATACGCTTATCGAACAAATGCTTTATCAGATCGGAAGCACAGATGCAGAGTTAAGAGATAATCTAATCTATAGAACTTTTGGTAAGTTAATTATGAAAGAAGCATTAACGATACAACAACTTGAATATATTATGAGCACTTGCTTACGTGAAGATTATTTGTTTTATCGTATAGGTGAAAAAGAAGGAGATGGAGTTTTTACTCGCTCCTTTTCTTCCCTGGTTATAGCCCTTCTTTTAGAAAAAGATAGGGAAACGCATTACTTGCCAAGACAGGTTGCAAATGATGCTATCCTTCAAGGTATTCATTATTTGTACCAAGAAAAAGACGTTAGAGGATATGTGGAACATAAAGGGTGGGCGCATAGTGTAGCTCATGGGGCAGACTTATTGGAGGCAGCTATTAGACACCCCCTATTTGAATTGGAATTAGCTGAGTCCTGTTTAGAGTCTGTTGAAGCATGTTTGTTTAAAGGTCAAGTGTATATTGATGATGAGGATGAACGTTTGCTTATTGCACTGGAAGCTTTAATAGAAAGGGGACTTGATGAAAAAGTATTAACACGTTGGATTTCTAAACTTTCTAATAGCCTCCAACAAGTTGAGGATCGAGAGGGGGTTACGTTAGCTTTTGTCCGTCAGAAGACGAATGTGATGAACTTCCTTAAGTCAATGTACTTTCGATTAATGTCTAAACATGTAAGCTCTCTCCCTATGGAGAAACTAAAAGAAATTGTTGAGCGTTGGCATACAAAAATGTATAGTTAA